The Kineosporia corallincola region CGGCCGCCGCCACCTGCCGCGACACCGCCCGCAGATCGTCTGCCGCCTGGCCCGGCGCCTCGGCCGCCAGGTAGGCGTCGGCGGCCGGGCGCTCGGTGCCCTGCGGGTCGGCCAGCGCGGTGGCGAAGAAGTCGGCCCAGCCCAGGATGTGGTTGCGCAGGTCGGCCACGTCGAATTCGGGGCACGGCGTGGGCGCGTCGTACTGTTCCGGCTGCACCTGGGCGATCAGGTCGGCAAGCTGGTCGAGCACGGTGGTGAGATGTTCGCCAGGAGTAGTCATACCGACAACCTAGAGGCGGGGTGCGACAGTTTGATTGAAGAAACACGCCAGGTCGCACAGGACAGCCGGGGCATCATCGAACCGGCTGCCTTCCTGCGTCGCCACCGCCTCAACCGTTACCCGGCCGGCCCCGCGCTCGACGGCCTGATCAGCTGGTTCTGGGTGGTCACCTGGTCGCTGCCGCCCGGCGTCACGCACACCCAGGAACTCCTGACGCACCCCTGCGCCAATCTCTACGTCAGTCCGCCCGAGCCAACGGTGGACGACGCACACCCCGCCCCTCCCGTGGCCGAGCTCGAAGGTGTCGTGCTGAACCGGTCGAGCCGCCGGATGGCCGGCGAGGGCGTCTGTGTGGCCGCGATGACCACACCGGGTGGGCTCGGCGCGTTCCTTCCGGGCCCGGCGGGCGAGTACAACGACCGCGTGGTCCCGCTCGGAACGGCCCTGAACACCGACGACGCCCGTCTGGTGGCGGGCATCCAGCAGGAGGGTGACGAGCCCGGCAAGGTCGCCGTCCTCCGTTCCGCCCTGGAGAACGCCGTGAGGCCGGAACGGGCCGAGACGGCCCGGCAGGTCGCGGCCGTCGCGCGGCACGCGGAGACGGACCGCGACCTGCGCCGGGTGGAGCAGCTGGCGCGACGGGCCGGGGTGAGCGCGCGCACCCTGCAACGGATGTTCGCCGAGTACGCCGGGGTGTCGCCGACCTGGGTGCTGCGCCGTTACCGCCTTCTCGACGCTGCCGAGGCGGTGCGGCACGGTGAGCGGGTGCGATGGGCCCTGGTCGCCACCGAACTCGGTTACAGCGACCAGGCCCATCTGGTGCGGGATTTCAGTGCGGCGATCGGGAGCACCCCGGCCGCCTACGCCGGCGCCCAGGCCGGCTGAGGGCGTCCTACTTGCCCTCCAGATCGCCCTCCGTGCGCAGGAAGACCTCACGCAGCGCGTCCAGCATCTCGGGCGAGGGCTCGGCCCACAGCCCGCGCTCGGCCGCCTCCAGCAGGCGCTCGGTGATGCCGTGCAGCGCCCACGGGTTGGAGTCGGTCATGAACTTCTGCTGGGTCTCGTCGAGCACGTAGGTCTCGGCCAGCTTGCCGTACATCCAGTCCGCGACCACGCCGGTGGTGGCGTCGTAGCCGAACAGGTAGTCGACCGTGGCCGCCATCTCGAAAGCGCCCTTGTAGCCGTGCCTCTGCATGGCCGCGACCCAGCGCGGGTTGACCACCCGGGAGCGGAACACCCGGGAGACCTCCTCGTGCAGGGTGCGGGTGCGCACGGCGGAGGGCTGGGTGCTGTCGCCGATGTACGCCTTCGGCGCGGAGCCGGTGAGCGCGCGCACCATCGACACCATGCCACCGTGGTACTGGAAGTAGTCGTCGCTGTCGGCGATGTCGTGCTCGACGCTGTCATAGTTCTTGGCGGCCACGGCAATCCGCTTGTACGAGGACTCCATGTCCTCCCGGGCCGGCCGCCCGTCCAGGCCCCGCCCGTAGGCGTAACCACCCCAGACGGCGTACACCTCGGCCAGATCCGCGTCGTCGCGCCAGGTGCGGGTGTCGATGAGCGGGAGGACGCCCGCCCCGTACGTTCCGGGTTTGGAACCGAAGATCCGGGTCGTCGCCCGCCGGTCGTCGCCGTGGGCGGCGAGGTCGGCCTGCACGTGGGCACGGACGAAGTTCTGCTCCGCCGGCTCGTCCTGGGCGGCGGCCAGCTGCACCGCGTCGTCCATCATCTGCACCACGTGCGGGAACGCGTCGCGGAAGAATCCGGAGATGCGCACCGTCACGTCGATCCGCGGGTGCCCGAGCTCGTCCAGCGACAGCGCCTCCAGCGAGGTGATCCGCCGGGAGGCGTCGTCCCAGACCGGCCGGATGCCCAGCAGCGCCAGCACTTCCGCCACGTCGTCGCCGGACGTGCGCATCGCCGACGTGCCCCAGATCGAGAGCCCGACCGACTTCGGCCAGTCCCCCTCGTCGGTGCGGTAACGCTCCAGCAGTGACTCGGCCATCGACCGGCCGGTCTCCCAGGCCAGGCGGCTGGGCACCGCGCGCGGGTCGACGGAGTAGAAGTTGCGCCCGGTCGGCAGCACGTTCACCAGGCCGCGCAGCGGCGAGCCGCTCGGGCCCGGACTGACGAAACCGCCGTCCAGCGCGTGCAGCACGGCGGTCAGCTCGTCGGTCGTGCGCAGCAACCGCGGCACCACCTCGGTGGCGGCGAACTCCAGCACGGCCTGCACGGCCAGGCGGTCCACCTTCGAGACGTCCACCTCCGCGGTGGACAGCACCGACTCGATCACCGCGGGAACGGCCTCGACGGACCACGACGCGTCCGAAAGGCCCTGCACCAGAGCGACGGCCGTGGCCTGAGCCGCGTCCACCTCCTCCAGCCCGTCGGACTCGGCCTCACCGGAACCGACGGACGCCTCGTCCAAACCCAGCGCCTCCCGCAGGCCCGGCAGCGACTGCGCGCCGGCCCACAGCTGACGCGCGCGCAGCATCGAGGTGACCAGGTGCACCAGCACCGAACCGGTCGGTGCCTGGCCGAGAACGTGCAGACCGTCCCGGATCTGGGCGTCCTTGACCTGGCACAGCCAGCCGTCCAGGTGCAGGATCATGTCGTCGAACTCGGCCTCGTGCGGCCGCTCGGCCAGACCCAGGTCGTGGTCCAGCTTGGCCGCGTGCATCAGCGTCCAGATCTGCGTCTGGATCGCCGGGGCCTTGGCCGGGTCGAGTGCGGTGACGGCCGCGTACTCGTCGAGAAGCTGCTCCAGCCGGGCAATGTCGCCGTAGGAGTCGGCCCGGGCCATCGGCGGCACCAGATGGTCCACCAGGGTGGCGTGGGCCCGGCGCTTGGCCTGCGTGCCCTCGCCCGGGTCGTTCACCAGG contains the following coding sequences:
- a CDS encoding helix-turn-helix domain-containing protein translates to MIEETRQVAQDSRGIIEPAAFLRRHRLNRYPAGPALDGLISWFWVVTWSLPPGVTHTQELLTHPCANLYVSPPEPTVDDAHPAPPVAELEGVVLNRSSRRMAGEGVCVAAMTTPGGLGAFLPGPAGEYNDRVVPLGTALNTDDARLVAGIQQEGDEPGKVAVLRSALENAVRPERAETARQVAAVARHAETDRDLRRVEQLARRAGVSARTLQRMFAEYAGVSPTWVLRRYRLLDAAEAVRHGERVRWALVATELGYSDQAHLVRDFSAAIGSTPAAYAGAQAG
- the cobN gene encoding cobaltochelatase subunit CobN, with translation MTPESTQRQTVLLISTSDTDLLSARASTVPYRLANPNRVSVDDLDGLLDGVAVAVVRLLGGTRAWEDGLNALLTKGVPVVVLSGEALPDADLMQRSTVPVGVATQAHGYLAEGGPDNLAELHAFLTDTLLLTGFGFEPPRSTPVWGVLERPTTVDDEKTRPTIAVLYYRAHHVAGNTAFVEALCTAVEDAGGRALPIFCASLRAADDELLAELGKADALLVTVLAAGGNRPANASAGGDDSTWDIGALAALDVPILQAISTLTSRERWLENSEGLIPLDAANQVAIPEFDGRLITVPFSFKEVDSDGLTQYVADPERASRAAGIAVAHARLRSLAQGDKRIALMLTAYPTKHARIGNAVGLDTPASALALLAAMRDAGYDVGPSEGEGAFPGFATMDGDALVHGLIEAGGQDLDWLSEEDLARNPVRIPAAVYRRFFSSLPEDLRAAVVESWGEAPGEMFVDPPGGENSSGDPDGDIVLAAIVAGNVVLLLQPPRGFGDNPVAIYHDPEMPPSHHYLAAYHWLNLAVAEGGFGADAVVHLGKHGTLEWTPGKTLALSASCAPDAALGNLPLIYPFLVNDPGEGTQAKRRAHATLVDHLVPPMARADSYGDIARLEQLLDEYAAVTALDPAKAPAIQTQIWTLMHAAKLDHDLGLAERPHEAEFDDMILHLDGWLCQVKDAQIRDGLHVLGQAPTGSVLVHLVTSMLRARQLWAGAQSLPGLREALGLDEASVGSGEAESDGLEEVDAAQATAVALVQGLSDASWSVEAVPAVIESVLSTAEVDVSKVDRLAVQAVLEFAATEVVPRLLRTTDELTAVLHALDGGFVSPGPSGSPLRGLVNVLPTGRNFYSVDPRAVPSRLAWETGRSMAESLLERYRTDEGDWPKSVGLSIWGTSAMRTSGDDVAEVLALLGIRPVWDDASRRITSLEALSLDELGHPRIDVTVRISGFFRDAFPHVVQMMDDAVQLAAAQDEPAEQNFVRAHVQADLAAHGDDRRATTRIFGSKPGTYGAGVLPLIDTRTWRDDADLAEVYAVWGGYAYGRGLDGRPAREDMESSYKRIAVAAKNYDSVEHDIADSDDYFQYHGGMVSMVRALTGSAPKAYIGDSTQPSAVRTRTLHEEVSRVFRSRVVNPRWVAAMQRHGYKGAFEMAATVDYLFGYDATTGVVADWMYGKLAETYVLDETQQKFMTDSNPWALHGITERLLEAAERGLWAEPSPEMLDALREVFLRTEGDLEGK